ATATTTCCATTAATAGAATTTCAAATATTACAGGAAGAGGCAATTTTTCCCTTGAGGAAGCAATGGCAATAACTAAATCGGTAGGAATCATGTCTACATGATAAGTGGACAGTGCTATGTATACTCCTGGAAGAAACAAAGAGATAAAAAATGCAAGTATTCTTATGGCACGTAATAGATTTCCATACATCCATCTCTGATAGGTATCTTCAGAAGTATGGAATAAAGTCCAAAAGGTTACCGGTACAATAACAACATTAGGTGTAGATCCAATTAAAAGTGCTATATGACCTTCCTTTAAAAAAGAAGAAACTCTGTCCGGTCGTTCTGTCTCAAAAGTAGATGGCAAAATTGAATAAGGTCTGTCTTCTATGCACTGCTGAAGAATAGATGCATTTTCTATATTTTTATCAATAATTTTACTGATTCTTGTCTTAACCTCTTTAAGCAAAGTAACACTTACAATATTTTTTATGTACATGATGAATACTTCATCATGATTATCTTTACCAAAGGATATAGCTTCTGTAATCAGCCCAGGATCTTTTAATGATTTTCTTATTAAGGAACGGTTACCTTCATTCCACTCAGTAAATGCTTCCTGTGGACCCTTTAATGTATTTTCAACTGTTGGCTTTTCCACACCTCTATGTTGAACCTTTGAGGTATGAATCATTAGGACCTCATTATATCCATTAACGAACAACACAGTATCTCCATCTAGAATTCCTTTAATTACATCTTCATATGTATTTACTTTTGAAACAATATTTACAGTCAATACCTTCTCCATTAAAATTGTTCCAATGTCCCCATGTGAATCTTCCAACTTGGTATACATTAGTGGTAGAATAATGTGATTCTCTATTTTTTCTTTATCTACAATTGTATTCATACATAGGATGGTTGCTTTTCTATTTAAGCATTGTATGCAGATATCTTTAACTAAATAATCTTTATTTACAGGATAAGAAAAAAAACTATTCACCTTTTTTACATTTTCTCCTAAATTTGCCGATATAGATTCCTTTATTATATTGTTATTTTCAATAGAAGATTTCAATATAGTCACCTCTTCTTTACAATTGTTTGAAAGTTGCGGTTATATAATGTACTTAAGATATTATGTGTATTTTTTAATAAAATATGAAAAATAATAGTTAATTCTTAAATACTGCAGCAGCTTTACAATCAGAAATTGCATGATAATTTATATATTAATAATTTACAAGCTATTATTTTGATAAATCAATAAAAATTTGCTTATAAAACTTGACTTTTAATAAAATAAAAAATATAATAATACGAAACAGCACAAAACATAACTAAAGTAGCTATTTTAAGAGATCATATAACTTTTAATACTAAAATGCATTAAAACATTTTAGTAAACATTTAAAAAATGGAGAGGTGAAAAATTATGAAAATAAGAACTGATTATGTAACAAACAGTAGTTCTGTAAGTTATATAATTACAATGAATGTAGACTTTATTGAGTTTATGAAAAAGAAAAAACCTGAATTTTATACTAACACTGCAAAAAGAAGCAGAATCTATAATGCAGTACGAGAAGATTTAATTAATACTGGGACAAAGGTGGAATTACTTGATAGAGAAGTATACTCTAAGAGATATGCACTTATTAAAAAGAGAGACTGTAAGTATGATATTTCATTTGATAAGCCTATAGAGGATGTAGACTTTTCAACTTTAAGTGATGAAGAATTATGGTCCTACATATATGGCGAATATTTTGTAAATGGAAGACTTTCTGGTGAATTTAAAGGTTTAGGATCTGTTCAGGTAATAAAAGATGATACCCCTCCCATAGAAAAAAATTGCGAAAATATAGCTTGTGGCAGTTGTAAAAAAAAGGATACTGATAAATGTGACAAAATCAAATGATATTTACTGGAGGTGGGATAAATGAAAATAAGAAGGCATAGTAAAAATTATAACTTCTATGGAGATACGGAAACAGGAGTAACTATGCGCTGGGGAAGCTCCATTAATACTAATCCAGAATATGCACCCTGGCCTGAGTTAGCGGATATTTCAATTAGCAATCATTGTACAAAAGGATGTGAATTTTGTTATAAGGGAAGCACAGAAAATAATTCTTTTATGCTGTTGGATGAATATGATTATGTTTTGTCCTCTCTAAATAGTAGAAGGTGGGGAAATGTATTTCAGGTTGCTCTAGGCGGTGGTGAACCTTTAGAACATCCATCTTTTATAGAAATAATTGAAAAAACAAATAAAAAAGGTATTATAGCAAATTTTACAACTAATGGAATTCATCTTGATAAAACTACAGTCAAATATATTAAAGACAAAGTAGGTGCCGCTGCAATATCAGTTGCTGCAATCAATGAATTAAAACTAGATAAAATAAAACTTCTTACAGAAGAAGGCATAAAGGCAAATATACATTTTATCTTAGACAATACGTCAATATATGAGGCTATAGACATTCTAAAAGGTAACTATAATGATTTGCTTAAAAATATTAACGGTATAATATTTTTAACTTACAAGCCCAAAGGGAGAGCTTCTATGGATAAATGTTTAAATATAGATGAGAAGCTTGAAGAATTTACAGCACTAGCAGAGAAGAGCATGTGTACTGCCAGAATAGGTTTTGATGCCTGTTTTGTACCAGTTTTAATGAAATACACAGATGTTAACGTGGATTATATTGATTCCTGTGAATGTGGTTTTTTTTCAGTTTACATTGATGAAGAACTAAATGTACTACCCTGTTCCTTTGCGAATAACCAAAGATCTTCATACAATTTAAAAGAATATACTATGGAAACCATATGGCAGCAGAAATACGAGAATTATAGAAAAGAAATACTAAAGAACACATGCATTAGTCATTGTAAAAACAAAATACACTGCCGTGGAAAATGTATTTATTATGATAAGTTGTCCTTTTGTTATAAAGGTCCAGAAACTGAAAAGAAGATTTTAGAAGTCTATTAATAACATTATATTTAATAACTGAGAAAGTTAAATTAATGAAAGGGAGGTGCTCTAAATGAAAAGTGCAAGTGAAATGGAGCAAAAAACAGGAATAGCACTATATGTATCTAACTCCTCAGAAAAAGAAAAAATCAAAAAAAATAATGTTATGCTTATTCTCGTTTTAATGCCTGTAATTGCTTTCATATTATCCCTTACTCTTGGAAGATATGGCATTCCACTTTCTCAATTATTTGATATTTTTACAGGCAAGCTTTTTAATCTTCCTGTAACCTGGCCTCAAACTGTAGAAACAGTTTTGTTTCAAGTTCGTATTCCTAGAATTATTGCTGCCATGATGGTGGGAGCTGCCTTAGCCACAGCAGGTGCCACATATCAAGGGTTATTTAAGAATCCCATGGTTTCCCCAGATATTTTAGGTGCTTCTGCCGGTGCAGGTTTTGGAGCTGCTATTGCTATTTTAATGTCTTTCAACATTGTAGGTATACAATTTTCTGCCTTTTTAGTAGGACTTGCAGCTGTAATCCTCACATACACAATCGCCAGTATTATAGGTAGAGGAAATAATGCCATTTTAGTACTTGTACTTACAGGAATGGTCATTTCAACCTTGTTTTCATCTTTTATTTCTATCACTAAATATGTAGCTGATCCGGAAAGCAAATTACCGGCCATTACTTTCTGGCTTATGGGAGGCCTTTCTTCTGTAAGTACAAGAGATGTAATGATTTTAATTATTCCATTAATTTTAGGAATCATTCCCATATTACTTTTAAGATGGAAACTCAATGTTCTATCTTTTGGAGAAGAGGAAGCTCAGGCCATGGGAATAGACACCCGTAAAATTCGTATAATAGTTATCATTTGTTCAACTTTGCTTACAGCATCATCTGTATCGGTTAGTGGGATGATAGGCTGGGTAGGACTTATTATTCCACATATTGCCAGACTCTTGGTAGGACCCAATTATAAGGTTTTATTGCCTGCTTCTATACTTATCGGAAGTACTTTTCTACTTTTAGTGGACGATGTAGCCCGCAGTGCATTCACTGTGGAAATCCCCCTTGGGATACTTACAGCCATTATAGGTGCTCCTATATTCATTTATCTATTGTTGAAAGGAAGGAGAGGTTGGGTATGAATCTAGAAATTAAAAATGCAATTTGCGGTTATGGATTTAGAGCTGTAGTTAAAGGTATATCTGTAAATGTAAAATCTGGAGAAACACTATGTTTGCTTGGACCTAACGGTGTAGGTAAAACTACGCTTTTCAAAACTATTTTGGGCTTTTTAAAATTACAAGGTGGAGAGATTATTTTAGATGGAGAAAATATCAACAACTTATCCAGAAAAAAACTAGCTAAAGCTATTGGGTATGTACCTCAAGCCCATACCCCTCCCTTCCCTTTTTCTGTACTTGATGTTATTACAATGGGGCGTACTGCCCATTTAGGAGCTTTTGCATCACCTTCAAAAAATGATATGGCTATTGCAGAAGAATCTCTAGAAACTTTAGGAATATCATTCCTAAAGAATAAAATTTATACAGAAATCAGTGGAGGAGAACGGCAAATGGTTTTAATAGCAAGAGCGCTAACCCAGCAGCCAAGTATTCTCGTTATGGATGAACCTACTTCTAATTTAGATTTTGGTAACCAAATCAGAGTACTTGAGCAGATCAACTCTCTGGTAAAAAAAGGCTTAGGAGTTATCATGACTACACATTTTCCTGATCATACTTTTCTCTGTTCCAGCAAAGTAGCATTGATGCAGAAAAATAATATATTTACTGTGGGCAGTGTAGATGATGTGGTTACTGAAGAAAATTTAAGGTCAGCTTATGGAGTTGATGTAAAGATTACCAGTACAGTAAATAGTCGAGGTGAACCTATAAAGGCATGTATACCTTTGTTAACCAACTAACTACTGCTAAAAATTAATACATAATTAGGAGTGATTACACTATGAAGAAAAAATCAGCTTTAATATTATTTATTATTATACTAGGAGTTTTTTCATTGATTGGGTGCAGTAAACAAACATCCGAAACTCAAACTTCTACTAAATCTGACAAGATAACAGTTACAGATTCAAGCGGAGCTAAGGTAGAAGTACCTACTAATATTTCTCGTATTGCCGATGCCTGGGGAGCTCACAATGCAGTGGTGACAATGCTTGGATCCGGAGATAAAATAGTGGCCACCACCCTTAATGCCCAGTTAAAACCCTGGCTTTTTAAAGTAACTCCTAAAATGAATAACGCAGTTACTGCATTCAATGTAGATGCAAGTAACATAAATATGGAAGAACTTATTAAAACTAAACCAGATATTTTATTCATGCCTACAGGAAATAAAAATATTAGCAAAATGTCAGATTTAAAAATTCCAGTTGTTCAAGTTAGCTTTAAAGATTTTGACAGTTTAAAGAAATGTGTAAAACTTACAGGAGATATTCTGGGAGAAGAAGGTAAAAAAAGAGCTGAAGAGTATACCTCCTATTTAGATGAAAAAATAAATACGTTAACCAGCGTAACTTCTAAAATACCTGAAGACCAAAAGCTTAAAGTACTTCACCTATCAGATCTTTCTCCATTAAAGGTAGATGGAAAAGGGACAATAATTGACTCCTGGATACAAATAGCAGGAGGCATAAATGTATCCTCCGATGTTGATGGCAATACCAAAGAAGTATCCATGGAGCAAATATTAACGTGGAATCCTGATGTTATTATAGTAAGCAGCACAGTGGGTAGTGCAGATAGAAAAGAAAGTATTAATAAAATATTAAAGGATGAATCTTGGAAAAAAACAACTGCAGTACAAAAAGGAAGAGTATATGTAAATCCCGACGGAGTTTTTTCCTGGGATAGATATAGTGCTGAGGAAGTCCTTCAAATCCAATGGGCAGCAAAGACCTTATATCCCGGAAAGTTCCAATCTCTAGATATTTCCAAAGAAACTAAATGGTTTTATAAAACATTTTTCAATTACTCTCTTTCAGATAATGAAGTTGAAAGAATTTTAAATGGACAAGCACCACAATAAACTGATTAATTTATGAATTATGTAAGGAGATGTGTTCAATTTTGAAAAGACAGAGTTTTAAATTATTAAATATATTTTTAATAATACTGACTTTAGTGCTGTGGTCAGCAGGATGCACAAATAGACAATCTGAACAAACCCAGAGTGAAAGTACACAATCTGCTAAAAAAACTATTACGGATATGTCAGGAAGGAAAGTAACCCTACCTTCCCAGGTCAACCGAATAGCCATAAATGAAACAGCAATGACTCAATTAGGGGTAATACCAGCAGCCATGTCATGTACTGAAAAGCATATACTGTATAAAGGTAATTTATGAATATAGTATTTATATGTATAAAAATAGACCATATGGTAGAATTAATATCCATCATGTGGTCTTAGTTACTAAACTTAATAAGAAGATTCCGAACTAACTTTATAGTAAACTTTGTCCACTACCAGATTAACAATGAAATCTGTGCCTGCTTTTTCAAGTTCATCCCTATCACCATATCCGTACAGAACACCAATTGAATCTATTCTTACCTTTTTTGCACCATTAATGTCATGTTCCCTGTCCCCTATATCATTATTACTTTTGGTAAATTGGTGATATTACAGCTTTCTAATGCATATTGAATAACCTCATCTTTTTTAACTTTTGTTCTATCAAGATTACTTCCAGCAATATACGTGAAATATTTGGCAATATCAAACTTCTCTAATATTTGTTGTGCAAATACTTGAGGTTTAGATGTTGCAACAACCAGTATCTTGTTATTATATTCTAATGTTTTAAGTAAATCCTCAATTCCATCATAAACTAAATTTTCAAACATACCCTCAATTACACTTAAACTAATAAACTAATTTTTGAGTTATATTATTAGTCTTTATATTCTTTATAAAGATCTATGGAAAAGTTCTTAAAGTACTAGGATTGTAAAATTTAAATTTATAAGTTGACAAATCCGATATAAAGGAATAATATACTAATATAACCATATGAGTATATGAGCATTGGATTAAAATGTATGATAGTGAAAGGAAGTATAGAAATGTATAAACTTACAAATTTATTTAAAGTATTATCAGATGAAACAAGATTAAGGATTTTAACTCTGCTATATAATAAAGAGTTATGTGTTTGTCAATTACAAGGAATATTGGAAGAAGAATCTCAACCTAAAATTTCAAAACACTTAGCAAAACTTAGAGATATGGAATTTGTAAAGGATGAAAGAAAAGAGAAATTTATATATTACTATTTAAATAATAATGAAATGCTAAAAGAAATCTTAAAAAATATTATAGATAATTCTAGTCAATATGAAGTTATAAAGGATGATCTTGAAAGATTAAAATATGCTGATGAAATTAAGGAAAGAAAAATGTACCAAATTAAAAATAAAGAAGTATAGGTAGTTAATAGAATAGGGATGAGGGGAACTAGTTATGGATTTACTATCAACAATATTTGAGTGGTTAAATGATCAATTGTTAAAGATGACTTGGTTATCTAATTTAGTAAAAAAATTAGTTGAAAATGTTTTTGGATTGTCAACTAATGAAAGGCTTGGGGGAAGTATTCACTTTTTTATATATGATACTATAAAAATATTTATATTGCTTTCGGTGCTTATTTTTATAATATCCTATATCCAGAGCTATTTTCCACCAGAGAGAACAAGAAAGATATTGGGGAATATAAAAGGGATAAAAGGAAATATACTCGGAGCATTACTTGGGACAATTACCCCATTTTGTAGTTGTTCTAGTATTCCAATATTTATAGGATTTACTTCAGCTGCATTACCACTTGGAATAACATTCTCATTTTTAATCTCGTCACCACTTGTAGATTTAGCATCATTGCTTTTATTGATGTCATTCTTTGGAGCAAAGATTGCAATAGCTTATGTAATCGTAGGATTAATACTTGCAGTAATAGGCGGAACAATTATTGATAAATTGAAACTTGAAAAATATGTAGAAAGTTATGTAAAAGAAATTGATAATGTAAATGCTGAAATAATTGAGTTAACTAGAGAAGAAAGAATATCATATTCAAAAGATCAAGTAACACAGATAATTAAAAAGGTATGGCTATATGTATTTATTGGTGTTGGAATAGGTGCAGCAATACACAATTGGATTCCAGAATCAATAATTCAAAATGTTATTGGTGCTAACAATCCATTTTCAGTACTTATAGCAACAGTAGTCGGAATACCAATGTATGCTGATATTTTTGGAACACTCCCAATAGCTGAAGCATTATTTGGCAAAGGTGTAGGAATAGGTACAGTACTTTCATTTATGATGGCAGTTACAACACTTTCACTTCCATCAATAATAATGCTAAGCAAAGTTGTTAAACCTAAATTACTAAGTATATTTGTTGGTATAGTATCTGTCGGAATAATAATAATTGGATATTTATTTAATGCTTTCGGATTTTTATTCGTATAAGTCTAAGGAAGCATACTATAAATGAAAAAATATTAGAAGGAGTTGTATTAAAATGATAATCAAAATATTAGGAACGGGATGTTCAAATTGCAAAAGATTAGAGGAAAATACTAAAAATGCAGTAAAAGAGTTAGGATTAGATGCTACTATTGAAAAGGTTACAGATATTAGGGATATCATGAAATATGGAATTATGAAGACTCCAGGCCTTGTAGTTGATGAAAAAGTTAAAGTTTTTGGAAGAGTTCCAACAGCAGAAGAAATTAAAAAGTATTTATAGTTACCAAGAGGGCTGCCTCAAGATTACATATTTAATTAATTTTGAGATAGCCTTTGTTAAGAGTAAATTATATAGGCTATGGATATGCATGTAATGAGTAACTATATTTTATATGGAATAACAATAATTCTTTTAATTATTTCATTTTATAAGGATAAGCAAAAACAAAGATGACTCTAAAAAAAGCGTGGAAATCCTTTGAAAACATCTTACCACAATTTTTAGGTGTTATTATATTGGTCGGAATACTTCTTTCTATTTTAGATACCCAATTCATATCTAAAATAATAGTTGGAGAATCTGGCTGGTTTGGTGTTATAATATCAGCAGTTATTGGGTCAATAACATTAATCCCTGGTTTTGTGGCCTTTCCTCTTAAGCCCCTAAATAGGTTTGGACCATTACATCTATATTTATTATAATGTAGAAAGTGATTGGAGGTAAACTATGAAAGGAAAAAGTTATACGAAAGAATTAAAAGAAGAGGTATTAAGAGAAGTGAAAGAAGTAGGAAATGTTTCACTGGTATCAAGGAGACATGGGCTCTCAAAATCAACTATATTTACGTGGATAAGGAATTCTAAGGATAAGGATGAGATTAAAATTAAGCCTGGTAGAAAAGCTTTAGTTGAGGGAGAAAAAGAACTTGAAAATGAGCTGACAGAGGTAACAAAAGAAAATGATCATCTAAAAAAATTGTTAGGAGAAAAAGATTTAGAAATAGCAATTCTTAGAGATTTAATAAAAAAATCAAACCCTCAATTAAGGAAAAAGTAGAAATAGCTAAAAAGTATATAGAGCAAGGATACAATGCAGTATTTGTACTTAAAGTAGTTAAACTCGGAAGATCAACATATTACTATAATTTAAGTGTAGAAGGCAAAGAAAAGACTAGGCCTAAAGGTGGAAAGCCAAAAGGATATAGTATAAACAGAGATGGTGAGAAAGTATGCGATGATCAGATTAAGGAATTTATTTTGGAGGCCATTGACGGGGATGCTATTAACTATGGATATAGAAAAATAACTTACCATTTAAGAAAATATTGTAATCTTGTGATTAATCATAAGAAGGTTTATCGGCTTTGCAAAGAGCTCAGAATACTTAAAGATCAGAGAATAATTAGAACTAAAATAAAGAGAAATATTGCAATTAACAGAACTATAACAGGCTCAAATCAACTATGGGAAATGGATATAAAATATGGCTATATAGAAGGTGAGGATAAATTCTTCTACTTACTAAATTTAATTGATATCTTTGATAGGAGCATTATAGATTACCACATGGGTTTACACTGTGAGGCTAAAGATGCTGCAGCACTACTGAGGAAGTGCTTAATAAGAAGAAACTTGTTTGAGGAAGACTCTAAAAAGCCAGTAATAAGAACAGACAACGGACCCCAGTTTATAAGTCATAAATTTGATGAATGCTGTGAAGAACTTAAAATTGAACATGAGAGAATACCAGTGAAGACGCCAAATAAAAACGCACATGTAGAATCATTTCACAGAATACTTGAGGATGAGTGTTTAAAAATTAATGAATTTCAAAGCTATGGAGAAGCATACAAAATAGTAAATGAATTTATGGAATTCTACAATAATAGGAGATTACATTCAAGTTTAAGATTTATGGCTCCACATGAATTTTATAACCTTTATTTTGAAGAAAACCTAACAAACATTCAAATAAGGGTCTAAATTTAATAGAAATGAAGAATTTATTAGATTCTGTCCAAAACGAGGGGGTTAATCCGTTTCCAACTGCACAAATGTTAGTTGAAAATGGTGCAGGGTATATGCAGATAGGGGCATTTGTATCAACTCTCATGATGGTAGGAATAATTACTATGCCTGTTGAGATGAAATATTTTGGGAGAAAACTTACTATATGGAGAAATGTACTTGCATTTATATTTTCATTTTTTATTTCTCCCTGAATTGTGATCTATAAATTTATTTAGGATATAATGTTACATAGTAACATCATATCCTAAGATTATGTAACATTCAATAGCATTGTTTTTATGTAATCTCTTTTAATCCCTATTGTTGGTCCATTCTGAATGTTACAAAAATAAGTTGTGTAACATTGAAAATACTCAGAATGACTATTAATAATTTACTTTGCCCCCGGTTGCAGAGCTACTGGTGTTATCTCTTATCGTACATAATTGTAACTGTCCAAACTAGTTTAGGAATTTATTAAGGTACAAAGTTTTATTTTTTAGTGTGTAAGATTAACTGGATATTATGAATTTATTGTATCATTATATTTATAATGTTAAATATATGCTAAATAATTGTTATAATTATTGATAACTAATATAATCTATCATATGATTATGAATGATTACATAAAAGAATTAGGGAGTGATATTATGCAAAAGAAAGTATTATTTTTATGTACTCAAAATTCTGCAAGAAGCCAAATGGCAGAGGCTATATTAAATGACAAGGGTAAAGATAAATTTATTGCTTTTAGTGCAGGAAGTCAGCCAGCCGATGATATTAATATTCATGCCAAAATTGTCATGAAAGAAATGGGTATAGATATTAGTAATTACAAACCTAAGTCAGTAGAACAATTTTTAAATGAAGAGTTTGATTTTGTTATTACATTATGTGATAAGGCTAAAAATGAATGTCCTATTTTACCCAATGATGCAATTTATGTACACTGGGGAATAACTGACCCAAGAGACTTTAAAGGTAACGAGGAAGAGACAATTACTCACTTTAAAAAAATAAGAAATGAGTTAAATACAAGAATTAATTTACTTATTGATCTACCAGTAGATAAATTAGACAAAGCAACTTTGAGGAAAAGATTAGATGAAATAATTTCAAAATAATATCTTATACTTTAGTACATAGTTATAATAGAAGACCAATGTATTTTATTTAAGAAATGTTAAGCTGGTGATGTTCATAAATTCACATAGAATATTGTGTAACAAAAAATATCATAGATTTACTTTTTAATATACAAAAAATATATCCTTAAACAATATTCACATTATCAGTTTCAGGTTTTATAAGTGCAAAAATTATTAATCCCCATATTGCAGATAAAAGCGAAGCTGCTATTATACTTATCTTTGCTGTAGATAATATAGCTTCATCTGAAAATGATAAAGATGAAATAAATATTGACATTGTAAATCCAATGCC
This window of the Clostridium kluyveri DSM 555 genome carries:
- a CDS encoding spore germination protein, translating into MTILKSSIENNNIIKESISANLGENVKKVNSFFSYPVNKDYLVKDICIQCLNRKATILCMNTIVDKEKIENHIILPLMYTKLEDSHGDIGTILMEKVLTVNIVSKVNTYEDVIKGILDGDTVLFVNGYNEVLMIHTSKVQHRGVEKPTVENTLKGPQEAFTEWNEGNRSLIRKSLKDPGLITEAISFGKDNHDEVFIMYIKNIVSVTLLKEVKTRISKIIDKNIENASILQQCIEDRPYSILPSTFETERPDRVSSFLKEGHIALLIGSTPNVVIVPVTFWTLFHTSEDTYQRWMYGNLLRAIRILAFFISLFLPGVYIALSTYHVDMIPTDLVIAIASSREKLPLPVIFEILLMEISFELMREAGVRMPSSMGSTIGIVGALILGQAAVEATIVSPILVIIVALTGLSSFAIPEMNLSFLVRIGRFIFLIAGAVGGLYGVGLLATAFLTYACAFESFGIPFFSPKSPQKPSSKDFIMRRLVFKQNKKTININIQNVWKQK
- a CDS encoding permease; this translates as MDLLSTIFEWLNDQLLKMTWLSNLVKKLVENVFGLSTNERLGGSIHFFIYDTIKIFILLSVLIFIISYIQSYFPPERTRKILGNIKGIKGNILGALLGTITPFCSCSSIPIFIGFTSAALPLGITFSFLISSPLVDLASLLLLMSFFGAKIAIAYVIVGLILAVIGGTIIDKLKLEKYVESYVKEIDNVNAEIIELTREERISYSKDQVTQIIKKVWLYVFIGVGIGAAIHNWIPESIIQNVIGANNPFSVLIATVVGIPMYADIFGTLPIAEALFGKGVGIGTVLSFMMAVTTLSLPSIIMLSKVVKPKLLSIFVGIVSVGIIIIGYLFNAFGFLFV
- a CDS encoding radical SAM protein — protein: MKIRRHSKNYNFYGDTETGVTMRWGSSINTNPEYAPWPELADISISNHCTKGCEFCYKGSTENNSFMLLDEYDYVLSSLNSRRWGNVFQVALGGGEPLEHPSFIEIIEKTNKKGIIANFTTNGIHLDKTTVKYIKDKVGAAAISVAAINELKLDKIKLLTEEGIKANIHFILDNTSIYEAIDILKGNYNDLLKNINGIIFLTYKPKGRASMDKCLNIDEKLEEFTALAEKSMCTARIGFDACFVPVLMKYTDVNVDYIDSCECGFFSVYIDEELNVLPCSFANNQRSSYNLKEYTMETIWQQKYENYRKEILKNTCISHCKNKIHCRGKCIYYDKLSFCYKGPETEKKILEVY
- a CDS encoding HAD hydrolase-like protein — translated: MGDREHDINGAKKVRIDSIGVLYGYGDRDELEKAGTDFIVNLVVDKVYYKVSSESSY
- a CDS encoding ABC transporter ATP-binding protein, with protein sequence MNLEIKNAICGYGFRAVVKGISVNVKSGETLCLLGPNGVGKTTLFKTILGFLKLQGGEIILDGENINNLSRKKLAKAIGYVPQAHTPPFPFSVLDVITMGRTAHLGAFASPSKNDMAIAEESLETLGISFLKNKIYTEISGGERQMVLIARALTQQPSILVMDEPTSNLDFGNQIRVLEQINSLVKKGLGVIMTTHFPDHTFLCSSKVALMQKNNIFTVGSVDDVVTEENLRSAYGVDVKITSTVNSRGEPIKACIPLLTN
- a CDS encoding ABC transporter substrate-binding protein, giving the protein MKRQSFKLLNIFLIILTLVLWSAGCTNRQSEQTQSESTQSAKKTITDMSGRKVTLPSQVNRIAINETAMTQLGVIPAAMSCTEKHILYKGNL
- a CDS encoding HAD hydrolase-like protein, with amino-acid sequence MFENLVYDGIEDLLKTLEYNNKILVVATSKPQVFAQQILEKFDIAKYFTYIAGSNLDRTKVKKDEVIQYALESCNITNLPKVIMI
- a CDS encoding thioredoxin family protein, translating into MIIKILGTGCSNCKRLEENTKNAVKELGLDATIEKVTDIRDIMKYGIMKTPGLVVDEKVKVFGRVPTAEEIKKYL
- a CDS encoding FecCD family ABC transporter permease; amino-acid sequence: MKSASEMEQKTGIALYVSNSSEKEKIKKNNVMLILVLMPVIAFILSLTLGRYGIPLSQLFDIFTGKLFNLPVTWPQTVETVLFQVRIPRIIAAMMVGAALATAGATYQGLFKNPMVSPDILGASAGAGFGAAIAILMSFNIVGIQFSAFLVGLAAVILTYTIASIIGRGNNAILVLVLTGMVISTLFSSFISITKYVADPESKLPAITFWLMGGLSSVSTRDVMILIIPLILGIIPILLLRWKLNVLSFGEEEAQAMGIDTRKIRIIVIICSTLLTASSVSVSGMIGWVGLIIPHIARLLVGPNYKVLLPASILIGSTFLLLVDDVARSAFTVEIPLGILTAIIGAPIFIYLLLKGRRGWV
- a CDS encoding IS3 family transposase — protein: MEQGYNAVFVLKVVKLGRSTYYYNLSVEGKEKTRPKGGKPKGYSINRDGEKVCDDQIKEFILEAIDGDAINYGYRKITYHLRKYCNLVINHKKVYRLCKELRILKDQRIIRTKIKRNIAINRTITGSNQLWEMDIKYGYIEGEDKFFYLLNLIDIFDRSIIDYHMGLHCEAKDAAALLRKCLIRRNLFEEDSKKPVIRTDNGPQFISHKFDECCEELKIEHERIPVKTPNKNAHVESFHRILEDECLKINEFQSYGEAYKIVNEFMEFYNNRRLHSSLRFMAPHEFYNLYFEENLTNIQIRV
- a CDS encoding transposase, whose protein sequence is MKGKSYTKELKEEVLREVKEVGNVSLVSRRHGLSKSTIFTWIRNSKDKDEIKIKPGRKALVEGEKELENELTEVTKENDHLKKLLGEKDLEIAILRDLIKKSNPQLRKK
- a CDS encoding arsenate reductase ArsC, whose amino-acid sequence is MNDYIKELGSDIMQKKVLFLCTQNSARSQMAEAILNDKGKDKFIAFSAGSQPADDINIHAKIVMKEMGIDISNYKPKSVEQFLNEEFDFVITLCDKAKNECPILPNDAIYVHWGITDPRDFKGNEEETITHFKKIRNELNTRINLLIDLPVDKLDKATLRKRLDEIISK
- a CDS encoding ABC transporter substrate-binding protein; translated protein: MKKKSALILFIIILGVFSLIGCSKQTSETQTSTKSDKITVTDSSGAKVEVPTNISRIADAWGAHNAVVTMLGSGDKIVATTLNAQLKPWLFKVTPKMNNAVTAFNVDASNINMEELIKTKPDILFMPTGNKNISKMSDLKIPVVQVSFKDFDSLKKCVKLTGDILGEEGKKRAEEYTSYLDEKINTLTSVTSKIPEDQKLKVLHLSDLSPLKVDGKGTIIDSWIQIAGGINVSSDVDGNTKEVSMEQILTWNPDVIIVSSTVGSADRKESINKILKDESWKKTTAVQKGRVYVNPDGVFSWDRYSAEEVLQIQWAAKTLYPGKFQSLDISKETKWFYKTFFNYSLSDNEVERILNGQAPQ
- a CDS encoding ArsR/SmtB family transcription factor produces the protein MYKLTNLFKVLSDETRLRILTLLYNKELCVCQLQGILEEESQPKISKHLAKLRDMEFVKDERKEKFIYYYLNNNEMLKEILKNIIDNSSQYEVIKDDLERLKYADEIKERKMYQIKNKEV